Proteins from one Fragaria vesca subsp. vesca linkage group LG6, FraVesHawaii_1.0, whole genome shotgun sequence genomic window:
- the LOC101314963 gene encoding uncharacterized protein LOC101314963 — protein sequence MDLRLGPGNGEDNLGIPDDMRCKRSDGKQWRCTARSMPDKTVCEKHYIQAKKRAANSALRANMKKAKRKPSGEGDLFLESKSDDFDVPLATKSDDVDVPLASIKSEEKSRPSHGKKFTKISKNQFRYSPDPPPMRSVPRRNLSNEERKSDEHEDDWSSYKSPPVSALDSPRNRPQRSFDANAMPVSESADGSSESSEDAGGQTCHQCRRKDDTVIWCHRCDRRGYCDSCIRTWYSNTPPEDIQSSCPACSGTCNCKVCLRRDNLVKVRIREIPALDKLQYLHCLLSSVLPVVKQIHQEQCFEVELEKKLRGSDIDLARTKLNADEQMCCNFCRIPIIDYHWHCPGCAYDVCLNCCLDLREASKQVVKGEVTEEIDDESQEKETMLEQFAKVRLNFSEKFPDWKANSNGSIPCPPKEYGGCGYSALSLSRIFKMNWVAKLVKNVEEMVSGCRVNDAASLALTEVNDKRLCQYAHREDSDNFLYCPRSEDIKCDGIATFKRHWLRGEPIIVKRVFDSSTVSSWDPAVIWRGIQETTDEKSKDQNRMVKAIDCYDWSEVDIELGHFIEGYSEGQIYENGRPKILKLRDWPSPSASEEFLLYQRPEFIRKLPLLEYIHSKFGLLNVAAKLPHYSLQNDVGPKIFISYGTHEELDKGNSVTNLHFNMRDMVYLLVHACVVKQKGQQKTKIENVQKPFEASEVKESHEDLVMGAGDSTFPDLSIDQSEENPYEARLDTDKVDSAVNHGLETTHVEMNTISCEHSEKEGDDISQKTHPGVLWDVFRRKDVPKLTEYIRIHGEEFGKLKSETNDLVTRPLYDETCFLNEHHKRKLKEEFGVEPWSFEQNLGQAVFIPAGCPFQVRNLQSTVQLGLDFLSPESLGDAARLAEEIRCLPNDHEAKQQVSEVGQGKFYVEVGKISLYAASSAIKEIQRLVLDPKFSGELGFEDPNLTAAVSENLEKITKRRQIACS from the exons ATGGACCTACGTTTAGGCCCTGGGAATGGCGAGGATAATCTTGGCATTCCTGATGATATGCGATGCAAGAGATCGGATGGGAAACAGTGGAGGTGCACGGCCAGGTCTATGCCAGATAAAACAGTATGTGAGAAGCACTATATCCAGGCAAAGAAGAGGGCAGCTAATTCTGCACTGCGCGCTAATATGAAAAAAGCCAAGAGAAAACCGTCAGGCGAAGGTGATCTTTTCTTGGAGAGTAAGAGTGATGATTTTGATGTGCCACTGGCAACTAAGAGTGATGATGTTGATGTGCCACTGGCAAGTATCAAATCAGAGGAGAAATCTCGTCCATCCCATGGGAAAAAGTTCACCAAGATATCAAAAAACCAGTTTCGTTATTCACCTGATCCACCGCCTATGAGAAGTGTGCCTAGGCGTAATCTTTCAAATGAAGAGAGAAAATCAGACGAGCATGAGGATGATTGGAGTTCTTATAAATCACCACCTGTTTCTGCTTTGGACTCACCCAGGAATAGGCCACAAAGAAGTTTTGATGCTAATGCTATGCCAGTTTCG GAATCCGCTGATGGAAGCTCAGAATCCTCTGAAGATGCTGGTGGTCAAACTTGCCATCAGTGCCGGAGGAAGGATGACACAGTCATCTGGTGCCACAGATGTGATAGACGAGGGTACTGTGATAGTTGTATTCGTACATG GTATTCAAACACCCCACCGGAAGATATTCAGAGCTCTTGTCCTGCATGTTCTGGTACCTGTAATTGCAAAGTGTGCCTTCGTAGAGACAATTTAGTAAAG GTAAGGATCAGAGAGATTCCTGCTCTAGACAAGTTGCAATATCTCCACTGTCTGCTGTCTTCCGTGCTCCCAGTGGTTAAGCAAATCCATCAAGAACAGTGCTTTGAAGTTGAACTCGAAAAAAAGCTTCGTG GAAGTGATATAGATCTTGCCAGGACAAAACTGAATGCAGATGAGCAGATGTGCTG CAATTTCTGTAGAATTCCCATCATTGATTATCATTGGCATTGTCCCGGTTGTGCTTATGATGTGTGCCTTAACTGCTGTCTTGATCTTCGAGAAGCATCTAAGCAAGTGGTCAAAGGAGAAGTGACAGAGGAGATTGATGATGAAAGTCAAGAAAAAGAAACCATGCTTGAGCAGTTTGCCAAAGTCAGACTAAATTTTTCGGAAAAGTTCCCTGACTGGAAAGCAAATAGTAATGGCAGTATTCCTTGCCCCCCAAAGGAGTATGGTGGCTGTGGATATTCAGCATTGAGTTTAAGTCGTATATTTAAGATGAACTGGGTTGCAAAGCTTGTCAAGAATGTAGAGGAAATGGTTAGTGGCTGTAGAGTTAATGATGCTGCCAGTCTTGCGCTCACTGAAGTTAATGATAAAAGACTTTGTCAGTATGCCCATAGAGAGGACAGTGACAATTTCTTGTACTGTCCTAGATCTGAGGATATTAAATGTGATGGGATTGCCACTTTTAAAAGACATTGGCTCAGGGGTGAGCCCATCATTGTAAAGCGGGTATTTGATAGCTCAACAGTTTCAAGCTGGGATCCTGCGGTTATATGGAGAGGGATTCAGGAAACAACAGATGAAAAATCGAAAGATCAAAACAGAATGGTGAAGGCTATCGATTGCTATGACTGGTCTGAG GTAGATATTGAGCTTGGTCACTTCATCGAAGGATACTCTGAGGGACAAATTTATGAAAATGGTCGGCCAAAGATTTTAAAATTGAGAGACTGGCCCTCTCCCAGTGCATCTGAAGAGTTTCTCTTGTATCAGAGACCTGAATTTATCAGGAAACTGCCTTTACTTGAGTATATCCACTCCAAGTTTGGTCTTTTAAATGTTGCTGCAAAATTGCCACATTATTCATTGCAAAATGATGTGGGACCTAAGATTTTCATATCTTATGGGACCCATGAGGAGCTTGATAAAGGCAATTCCGTGACCAATCTTCATTTCAACATGCGTGACATG GTCTATTTGCTGGTGCATGCATGTGTGGTGAAGCAAAAAGGTCAGCAGAAGACAAAAATTGAGAATGTGCAAAAACCCTTCGAGGCATCTGAGGTTAAAGAATCTCATGAGGATCTGGTAATGGGTGCTGGAGACAGTACATTCCCTGATCTATCAATAGATCAGAGTGAGGAAAATCCATATGAGGCAAGATTGGATACAGATAAAGTTGATAGTGCAGTTAATCATGGGCTTGAAACTACTCATGTTGAAATGAATACCATCAGTTGTGAACACTCAGAGAAAGAGGGTGATGATATCTCTCAAAAGACTCATCCGGGAGTTCTTTGGGATGTTTTCCGTCGAAAGGATGTTCCAAAGCTGACCGAGTATATAAGAATACATGGGGAAGAATTCGGGAAACTGAAGAGTGAAACAAATGACCTT GTGACAAGACCTCTTTATGATGAAACATGTTTCCTGAATGAACATCATAAAAGAAAATTGAAGGAAGAATTCG GGGTAGAGCCATGGTCCTTTGAACAGAATTTGGGGCAAGCGGTATTCATTCCTGCTGGATGCCCATTTCAAGTCAGGAATCTTCAG TCCACCGTTCAGCTGGGTCTTGATTTCTTATCTCCTGAAAGCCTCGGTGACGCCGCAAGACTGGCTGAAGAAATTCGCTGTCTTCCAAATGATCATGAAGCAAAGCAACAAGTGTCGGAGGTCGGACAAGGGAAATTTTACGTAGAA GTAGGAAAGATATCACTTTATGCAGCAAGCTCAGCTATTAAAGAAATTCAGAGATTGGTACTTGATCCGAA ATTCAGTGGAGAGCTTGGGTTTGAAGATCCAAATTTGACTGCAGCAGTTTCTGAGAATTTGGAGAAAATTACTAAGCGAAGACAGATAGCATGTTCTTGA
- the LOC101291651 gene encoding uncharacterized protein LOC101291651, translating to MPALPHYLYACRYACFNQKCVTQFSRSRIAALKVVNIRAERSPAEQFAPLASRFGRRLLVGLGSASVVALGANFLGITSFLLGLSPESSRNLKLDVLYPIGGYSRCIDTNEGFEFIYPVNWVGDQTLLYRAAEKREFERSLDPPPLNMNTKSGDGIGRRRNVNEPVVAFGPPGTSGELNVSVIVSPVSPDFKIEAFGGPKEVGEAVVRTITGAGKRPDVKGTLVKSNLREDSLRNVKYYELEFRVESPLFHRHNIAVCCVRGGRLFTLNAQAPESKWPEVKSDFQRIAESFSLSS from the exons ATGCCGGCCTTGCCACACTACTTGTACGCATGCAGATACGCTTGCTTCAACCAGAAATGCGTGACACAATTCTCCCGAAGCCGGATAGCGGCTTTGAAAGTTGTAAATATCCGGGCAGAGAGGTCTCCGGCGGAGCAATTTGCACCACTGGCGTCCAGGTTTGGCCGGCGGCTTCTAGTTGGTTTGGGGTCAGCTTCTGTGGTTGCTCTTGGTGCTAACTTTTTAGGCATTACAAGTTTCCTTCTTGGGTTGTCGCCAGAAAGTAGTAGGAATCTTAAGCTGGATGTGCTATATCCTATAGGAGGGTACAGTAGGTGCATTGACACAAATGAAGGATTTG AGTTCATATACCCAGTAAATTGGGTTGGTGATCAGACATTGTTGTATAGAGCAGCTGAGAAAAGAGAGTTTGAAAGATCACTTGATCCACCTCCTTTGAACATGAATACCAAATCCGGTGATGGAATTGGACGCCGGCGAAATGTCAATGAACCTGTTGTTGCATTTGGACCGCCTGGGACCAGCGGCGAGCTCAATGTTAGTGTCATTGTGTCACCAGTTTCTCCTGATTTCAA AATTGAAGCATTTGGAGGACCAAAAGAGGTGGGAGAAGCTGTGGTTCGGACGATTACAGGAGCTGGCAAACGCCCTGATGTGAAGGGAACTTTGGTGAAATCAAATCTGAGAGAGGACAGCTTAAGAAATGTGAAATACTATGAGCTTGAATTCAGAGTTGAGAGCCCTTTGTTTCATCGTCATAATATCGCCGTCTGTTGCGTTCGCGGTGGTCGGTTATTTACTCTGAATGCTCAGGCACCTGAATCGAAATGGCCAGAAGTTAAGTCTGATTTCCAAAGGATTGCAGAATCATTTAGTCTCAGCTCATGA
- the LOC101315251 gene encoding uncharacterized protein LOC101315251 has product MSTITGSGVGSFSSGNTTSADEVLQQQQQELLNHFHGSDSLQEITVNGTSATQQQQPPPAKKKRNLPGTPDPSAEVIALSPKTLMATNRFVCEICKKGFQRDQNLQLHRRGHNLPWKLKQRSSTEIRKRVYVCPEPSCVHHEPSRALGDLTGIKKHFCRKHGEKKWKCDKCSKKYAVQSDWKAHSKTCGTREYKCDCGTVFSRRDSFITHRAFCDAIAEENKTSVQGQGVVLMSNNLGQQNLQQGGQLVSGGELMIPASVPMSNTETATANPSTSSKTSNHFDHFDTKNPNLTLVPQGVPSNMLLSSPRSGLHNNSLSSSTSSALFHNHLGHQVLLPSSISGHLSATELLLKASQMGATMSSNYNSSGMSMAPSTYGDFSRYVNNQFMQQKNGNNIPVQQTSSQFFGASNGNMGMFSGLLFDQSNRELMKNMEQSVNGRNNNNNNNNTSNGLSLHGKNVSRGGDTMTVDFLGVGRERGGGGGGGGGGNRPESFHDHQQRQVLHDEQQRQIKQQEEDDNQSATNFGWSWG; this is encoded by the exons ATGTCAACTATCACAGGCAGTGGTGTTGGGAGCTTCTCTTCTGGAAATACTACCAGTGCTGACGAAGTACTTCAACAACAACAACAAGAGCTACTGAATCACTTCCATGGCTCCGATTCTCTTCAGGAAATTACAGTCAATGGTACTTCTGCAACTCAACAACAGCAACCTCCACCAGCCAAGAAGAAAAGAAACCTACCAGGAACTCCGG ATCCAAGTGCTGAAGTGATAGCCTTGTCACCAAAGACCCTGATGGCAACAAACCGATTCGTGTGTGAAATTTGTAAGAAAGGGTTCCAAAGAGACCAAAACCTGCAACTGCACCGAAGAGGCCACAACTTGCCATGGAAGCTTAAGCAAAGATCAAGCACTGAAATCCGGAAGAGGGTCTATGTTTGCCCCGAACCCTCATGCGTCCACCACGAACCCTCCCGGGCACTCGGAGATCTCACCGGGATCAAGAAGCACTTTTGCCGGAAGCACGGTGAGAAAAAGTGGAAATGTGATAAGTGCTCGAAGAAGTATGCTGTGCAATCGGACTGGAAAGCTCATTCTAAGACCTGTGGTACCAGAGAATACAAATGTGACTGTGGAACCGTCTTCTCCAG AAGAGATAGCTTTATCACCCACAGAGCTTTCTGTGATGCCATAGCTGAAGAAAACAAGACATCAGTTCAAGGACAAGGAGTAGTACTAATGTCCAACAACTTGGGACAACAGAACTTACAACAAGGCGGCCAACTAGTGTCCGGCGGCGAGCTCATGATCCCGGCCTCAGTGCCGATGAGCAACACCGAAACAGCTACCGCAAACCCATCAACAAGTAGCAAGACATCGAATCACTTTGATCATTTCGACACCAAGAACCCTAATTTAACCCTAGTGCCCCAAGGAGTCCCCTCAAACATGTTGTTGTCATCACCGAGAAGCGGCCTGCACAACAATTCATTGTCATCTTCAACAAGCAGTGCATTGTTTCATAATCACCTCGGGCACCAAGTACTACTCCCCAGCTCAATCTCCGGTCACTTGTCGGCGACCGAGTTGCTCCTGAAAGCGTCTCAAATGGGTGCAACAATGAGTAGCAATTATAATTCTAGTGGTATGAGCATGGCACCCTCAACCTATGGCGACTTTTCTAGGTACGTGAATAACCAGTTCATGCAGCAAAAAAACGGTAACAATATTCCGGTACAACAGACCTCGTCGCAGTTTTTTGGTGCTAGTAATGGGAATATGGGAATGTTTAGTGGGCTATTATTTGATCAGAGCAATCGGGAATTGATGAAGAACATGGAGCAAAGCGTCAATGGCAGAAATAATAATAACAACAATAATAATACTAGTAACGGTCTCAGCTTGCATGGTAAAAATGTGAGTAGAGGCGGAGATACGATGACCGTAGACTTTCTGGGGGTTGGAAGAGAAAGAGGAGGTGGCGGAGGAGGAGGAGGAGGAGGTAACAGACCAGAAAGTTTTCATGATCATCAACAAAGACAAGTACTCCATGATGAGCAGCAACGACAAATTAAGCAGCAGGAAGAGGATGATAATCAATCGGCCACGAACTTTGGTTGGAGCTGGGGTTGA
- the LOC101290777 gene encoding uncharacterized protein LOC101290777, translating to MEMESAESDLVGNSLKETPIEDLIHSDTPTSNVFGDQHVLPRVGGKYQVEIPFMTVETMESERLKLLTNPADSEIASESHSFLMGLPIPIAWVKEGDNIEAEGLDSPTTPDDAVNVKKSLEARKRKKIHKKARKKNSELNADHLESGLGQGGDSRSTSLKTLLLKERQSYQLLESKSCSPVPDSSREPWSDTEADSFLLGLYIFGKNFIQVKRFMEHKSTGEIMSFYYGIFYRSDEYYRWSDCQKGRKKKCIIGEKIFTGWRQRELCSRMIPHVQEESRITLFEGYRSFAEGRTLLEEYVSSLKSTVGIPVLVEAVGIGKGEEDLTGFPIEPGKNNQETPGCSTPRVPNGKAFASLSFTEIVKLLTGGVRLSKARCTDIFWEAVWPRLLANGWHSEQPKDRGYVSSENYLVFLMPGIKKYSKRKLTKGDHFLDSVSDVLNKVASEPKLIQLEAEKDPVGNEVGGWTPEVTSDQEDESCFQRPCYLKPRVSKSNSNHLKFTVVDTSLAHGGKSRGIVELMNLPGEVKTNTEQSNSSSDSEGESSEYKLVLNEYQNGITQRGEMPLKKNKAKNGGGGSDLKRFTVVDTSLVFGGKSSTVREIRCLPAVDKCVLKSKCTSWETEAVSSEDLLQKVKPDATDISQNAEVNNSNIDCHEDTFATTEKVESHQDQKTSMSDDKQPKGSTFATTEKVESHQDQKTSMSDDKQPKGSTFSKFSRRAKPSHSDSIGPLIKRRKLTACVKAETSSLIENCSEGLESEQVEQVGLHGTLTDLNSGTLVVALVGPKQKESSSTSEAEGNLEEESSLEARSGDCSGMQTSQTHTSSDQSQPQDLVDRMGGDICFGFSHETNADISGLSSSGTKTVDDSLGTNMNSRRQSTRTRPLTTKAMEALANGYLSIKTRQKKVVGMRENSLSRPSRKSHRLRSIGEATSSPPETVGGTVTPKEEMEVNEACNATEDTVRKPLDQMADKWLTSY from the exons ATGGAG ATGGAATCAGCTGAGTCGGATCTTGTGGGTAATTCCTTGAAAGAAACACCTATTGAAGATCTGATTCATTCAGATACTCCTACAAGCAATGTGTTTGGAGATCAACATGTGCTTCCCCGAGTTGGTGGCAAGTATCAGGTGGAAATTCCTTTTATGACAGTGGAGACGATGGAATCTGAGCGGCTTAAGCTTTTGACTAATCCCGCTGACTCAGAAATTGCCAGTGAATCCCATTCCTTTCTTATGGGATTACCCATCCCAATTGCATGGGTCAAAGAAGGGGATAACATTGAAGCTGAAGGGTTGGATTCTCCTACAACCCCTGATGATGCAGTTAATGTAAAGAAGTCTCTGGAAGCTAGAAAGAGAAAAAAGATTCATAAGAAAGCAAGGAAGAAAAATTCAGAACTCAATGCTGATCACTTGGAATCTGGGTTGGGCCAGGGAGGAGATTCAAGATCAACAAGTTTAAAAACATTGTTGCTGAAAGAAAGGCAATCATATCAGCTGCTAGAGAGCAAAAGCTGTTCTCCAGTTCCCGATTCATCTAGGGAACCCTGGAGTGACACTGAAGCTGATAGTTTTCTCCTTGGCTTGTACATTTTTGGGAAGAACTTCATTCAGGTGAAGAGATTCATGGAGCACAAGAGCACAGGAGAAATAATGTCATTTTACTATGGAATATTTTATAGGTCTGATGAATACTACAGATGGTCAGATTGCCAGAAAGGTAGAAAAAAGAAATGCATTATTGGCGAGAAAATTTTTACAGGGTGGAGGCAACGAGAATTGTGTTCTCGTATGATTCCTCATGTCCAAGAAGAATCGCGAATCACTTTGTTTGAG GGCTATAGGTCGTTTGCAGAAGGAAGAACTTTACTAGAAGAATATGTCTCCTCTTTAAAGTCTACAGTTGGCATTCCTGTACTTGTGGAAGCTGTAGGAATTGGGAAAGGGGAAGAAGACCTCACAGGCTTTCCCATAGAGCCTGGAAAGAATAATCAAGAGACTCCAGGTTGTTCAACTCCAAGAGTACCAAATGGTAAAGCTTTTGCTTCTCTTTCATTTACGGAAATAGTGAAGCTTTTGACTGGAGGGGTTCGGTTGAGCAAAGCTCGATGTACTGATATTTTTTGGGAGGCTGTATGGCCCCGATTGCTGGCAAATGGATGGCACTCTGAGCAACCCAAGGATCGAGGTTATGTCAGTTCCGAAAATTATTTGGTTTTTCTTATGCCTGGGATAAAGAAGTACTCAAAAAGAAAATTGACAAAGGGTGATCATTTTTTGGATTCTGTTAGTGATGTTTTGAACAAAGTGGCATCTGAACCAAAACTCATTCAGCTGGAAGCTGAAAAAGATCCTGTTGGGAATGAAGTAGGTGGGTGGACTCCAGAGGTGACATCAGACCAGGAAGATGAATCTTGTTTTCAACGTCCTTGCTACCTCAAACCCCGAGTCTCTAAAAGCAATTCAAACCATCTGAAGTTCACTGTTGTTGATACCAGTTTGGCCCATGGAGGAAAATCACGTGGCATAGTGGAACTGATGAACTTACCAGGTGAAGTGAAGACTAACACAGAACAATCCAATTCCTCATCAGACAGTGAAGGGGAATCATCTGAGTATAAACTTGTACTGAATGAGTACCAGAATGGTATCACTCAAAGAGGTGAAATGCCGTTGAAAAAGAATAAGGCCAAGAATGGTGGCGGTGGTAGTGATCTGAAGAGGTTCACCGTTGTTGATACCAGTCTAGTTTTTGGAGGAAAATCATCAACTGTGAGAGAGATAAGATGCTTGCCAGCTGTAGATAAATGTGTACTCAAGTCGAAATGTACTTCTTGGGAAACTGAAGCAGTCTCATCTGAGGATTTACTGCAAAAGGTTAAGCCTGATGCTACTGATATTTCACAGAATGCTGAAGTGAATAACTCCAACATCGACTGCCATGAGGATACATTTGCTACTACAGAAAAAGTAGAAAGCCACCAGGATCAGAAAACCAGCATGTCTGATGACAAGCAGCCAAAAGGGAGCACATTTGCTACTACAGAAAAAGTAGAAAGCCACCAGGATCAGAAAACCAGCATGTCTGATGACAAGCAGCCAAAAGGGAGCACATTTAGCAAATTCAGTCGGAGAGCTAAACCTAGCCATTCTGATTCCATAGGTCCTCTTATCAAACGGCGAAAATTAACTGCTTGTGTTAAGGCAGAGACAAGTAGCCTCATTGAAAACTGCTCGGAAGGTTTGGAGTCCGAACAAGTGGAACAAGTGGGACTCCATGGAACATTGACTGATTTAAATTCAGGAACGCTTGTTGTTGCTCTAGTGGGTCCTAAACAAAAGGAATCATCAAGTACTTCTGAGGCTGAAGGTAATCTAGAAGAGGAGAGCAGTTTGGAAGCTCGCAGTGGAGATTGTTCTGGCATGCAGACTTCCCAAACCCACACATCATCTGACCAGAGCCAACCTCAGGATTTGGTGGACAGAATGGGTGGCGATATATGTTTTGGGTTCAGCCATGAGACAAATGCAGATATTTCAGGCCTTTCATCTAGTGGAACAAAGACCGTTGATGATTCTCTGGGAACCAACATGAATTCTAGGAGGCAAAGCACCAGGACCCGACCACTAACCACTAAAGCAATGGAAGCTCTTGCAAATGGGTACTTAAGTATTAAAACTAGACAAAAGAAAGTTGTTGGTATGAGAGAAAACTCATTATCACGTCCCTCTCGCAAGTCCCACAGGCTTCGCAGCATAGGCGAAGCAACTTCAAGCCCTCCTGAGACTGTTGGTGGAACTGTGACTCCAAAGGAAGAAATGGAAGTCAATGAAGCTTGCAATGCTACCGAAGATACAGTTAGGAAACCTCTTGATCAAATGGCAGATAAGTGGCTCACTAGCTACTAG